From the genome of Triticum aestivum cultivar Chinese Spring chromosome 3B, IWGSC CS RefSeq v2.1, whole genome shotgun sequence, one region includes:
- the LOC123070738 gene encoding ATP-dependent RNA helicase laf-1-like isoform X1: MVQSTCLLPHRGALKMAATGEAVATVLTMAVATVTAALSAGSTTLAAAITPSCSTTPRPRPTPTTVAPQGGVRVTMASAGKAATTYQQGGYNSGRGSGRYQERQDGYNGERWDQQGGYYQERRDACNGDRREQGRYNGGGRGNGGYQERRDAYNGNRQEQGRYNGGRSNGYQQHQDGYNGYRGGYYNSGRGNGGYHQGGNYRQRQAPKPKEEDKVVITEADFPALGGASQAQSQA, from the coding sequence ATGGTTCAGAGTACGTGCCTCCTACCCCACCGAGGCGCCCTCAAAATGGCGGCTACAGGGGAGGCCGTGGCAACGGTGCTTACAATGGCTGTAGCAACCGTGACAGCAGCTCTGAGTGCCGGGTCTACAACGCTGGCCGCGGCCATAACTCCATCGTGTTCCACAACGCCGAGGCCAAGGCCAACGCCAACGACAGTGGCGCCCCAAGGAGGGGTGAGGGTTACAATGGCGAGCGCCGGCAAGGCGGCTACCACTTACCAGCAAGGTGGGTACAATAGCGGCAGGGGCAGCGGCAGGTACCAGGAGCGCCAGGATGGGTACAATGGCGAGCGCTGGGATCAGCAGGGTGGGTACTACCAGGAGCGCAGGGATGCCTGCAATGGCGACCGCCGGGAGCAAGGCAGGTACAATGGTGGTGGCCGGGGCAATGGTGGTTACCAGGAGCGCAGGGATGCCTACAATGGCAACCGCCAGGAGCAAGGCCGGTACAATGGTGGCCGGAGCAACGGTTACCAGCAGCACCAGGATGGCTACAATGGTTACCGGGGTGGGTACTACAACAGTGGGCGGGGCAATGGCGGATACCACCAGGGCGGCAACTACCGGCAGAGGCAAGCTCCCAAGCCAAAGGAGGAGGATAAAGTGGTGATCACAGAGGCCGACTTCCCAGCTCTAGGTGGCGCATCTCAGGCGCAGTCCCAGGCCTAG
- the LOC123070738 gene encoding RGG repeats nuclear RNA binding protein A-like isoform X2 codes for MQEKKKSQEASKPEERRAAAVDFEGLQLLEKKKIEHDAKLKAENVRKAKEAAAKEAKPLKAISIQEYLKPEDGSEYVPPTPPRRPQNGGYRGGRGNGAYNGCSNRDSSSECRVYNAGRGHNSIVFHNAEAKANANDSGAPRRGEGYNGERRQGGYHLPARWVQ; via the exons ATGCAAGAAAAGAAGAAGTCCCAGGAGGCCTCTAAACCTGAGGAGAGGAGGGCTGCTGCTGTAGATTTTGAGGGTCTCCAGCTCTTAGAGAAGAAGAAGATTGAGCATGATGCTAAATTGAAGGCGGAAAATGTTCGCAAGGCAAAGGAGGCTGCTGCAAAGGAAGCCAAGCCTCTCAAG GCTATCAGCATCCAGGAGTACCTGAAGCCAGAGGATGGTTCAGAGTACGTGCCTCCTACCCCACCGAGGCGCCCTCAAAATGGCGGCTACAGGGGAGGCCGTGGCAACGGTGCTTACAATGGCTGTAGCAACCGTGACAGCAGCTCTGAGTGCCGGGTCTACAACGCTGGCCGCGGCCATAACTCCATCGTGTTCCACAACGCCGAGGCCAAGGCCAACGCCAACGACAGTGGCGCCCCAAGGAGGGGTGAGGGTTACAATGGCGAGCGCCGGCAAGGCGGCTACCACTTACCAGCAAGGTGGGTACAATAG